A region from the Mercenaria mercenaria strain notata chromosome 7, MADL_Memer_1, whole genome shotgun sequence genome encodes:
- the LOC123555023 gene encoding monocarboxylate transporter 12-like — translation MKRNFGIIFVAIQDRFGSTASVTSLLTTMQNLVMSFSSLFITTVGTEFLSSRMSITLGAFVFTTAHIISAFSTDIHMLFASVGFLEGLGTALSFPSVIATIGEYFDKRRGLATGLAFCGSNVGWVVLAPVLSALFEDIGYSGTFMIIAGMTFNILVTAALLRPVKSFKLHKLITKETEDTTKDIKDVGDILESENFLPVKDNVMFSSTNSIENGVQSERNKTDEILTQLVIEKENKGKMQLSADGTPSTSEIICFDLCDQPSHTRTKSSSPLLPRNTACSLANRRTSISSQDSQKGLLPLNSLAKDKKASFRRRLKASYDLTLFRSLVFPVFLLMAAMMGPTTLLLPVFLAPLSRDLGLSAERTGILMSILGGVGLFSRILCALFADRKYVKLTTLLAVVSILAGVTAHCVRFIKTFHLLVFVAVIFGLCCEIYQSMYPVILVEYLTLPKLKSCIGFTVLCHGVAAASTYPVIGSFRDATGNYIASYHFLGTMSFVGALLALSLPYLHRRQKKYVGV, via the exons ATGAAGAGGAATTTTGGAATCATTTTCGTGGCCATCCAGGATAGGTTCGGATCAACGGCCTCTGTCACGTCTCTCCTAACAACTATGCAAAACCTTGTCATGAGTTTTTCGT CCTTGTTTATTACGACTGTCGGAACAGAGTTCTTGTCCAGCCGTATGTCCATCACGCTTGGAGCTTTTGTTTTCACTACAGCTCACATCATATCAGCATTCTCTACAGATATACACATGTTGTTTGCATCAGTTGGATTTCTTGAAG GTTTAGGAACTGCCTTAAGTTTTCCATCAGTCATAGCCACGATTGGAGAATATTTCGATAAAAGGCGTGGACTGGCCACTGGTTTGGCCTTTTGTGGATCTAATGTCGGTTGGGTTGTTTTGGCTCCTGTCTTGTCGGCGTTATTTGAGGACATCGGGTATTCCGGAACGTTTATGATAATAGCTGGGATGACATTTAATATACTGGTAACTGCTGCTTTATTAAGGCCAGTTAAATCGTTCAAACTACATAAATTGATAACAAAAGAAACAGAAGATACAACTAAGGATATCAAGGACGTTGGGGATATCCTAGAAAGTGAAAACTTTCTTCCAGTGAAAGATAATGTGATGTTTAGCAGTACAAACAGTATTGAAAATGGAGTTCAATCTGAAAGGAATAAAACAGATGAGATTCTGACACAGTTAGTGATAGAAAAAGAGAACAAAGGAAAAATGCAACTGAGTGCAGACGGCACACCGTCTACATCGGAAATCATTTGTTTTGATCTATGTGATCAGCCGTCACATACAAGGACAAAGTCAAGCTCACCGTTATTACCAAGAAACACCGCATGTTCTCTTGCTAACAGGCGAACAAGTATCTCGTCACAAGACTCACAAAAGGGGCTGTTACCCTTGAATAGTCTTGCTAAAGACAAGAAAGCTTCATTCCGGAGGAGACTGAAGGCCTCATACGACTTAACCTTATTCAGATCACTGGTATTTCCGGTGTTCTTACTTATGGCGGCCATGATGGGACCAACAACTCTTCTTCTTCCGGTGTTTTTAGCTCCATTATCTAGAGATCTCGGTTTAAGTGCTGAACGAACTGGAATACTAATGTCAATTTTAGGTGGTGTCGGGTTGTTCTCTAGAATTCTTTGCGCTTTATTTGCCGACAGAAAATATGTGAAATTGACTACACTGTTAGCTGTGGTATCAATTCTTGCAGGGGTAACAGCGCATTGTGTTAGATTCATCAAGACTTTCCATTTACTGGTTTTCGTTGCTGTAATATTTG GATTATGTTGTGAAATCTACCAATCGATGTATCCCGTTATTCTCGTGGAGTACCTGACGTTACCCAAATTGAAGAGCTGTATCGGGTTTACGGTGTTGTGTCACGGTGTAGCAGCCGCGTCTACATATCCAGTTATTG GTTCGTTCAGAGACGCTACAGGAAATTACATCGCATCGTATCACTTTCTGGGAACCATGTCTTTTGTAGGGGCACTTCTAGCATTGTCTTTGCCATATCTTCATAGAAGACAGAAAAAGTACGTGGGAGTATGA